A genomic region of Streptosporangium lutulentum contains the following coding sequences:
- the gatC gene encoding Asp-tRNA(Asn)/Glu-tRNA(Gln) amidotransferase subunit GatC — protein MSAITRDEVAHLARLSRLALADEELDHFAAQLDVIIGAVARVAEVAADDIPPSSHALPLTNVYRPDEVRPCLTPEQALSGAPAVEDGRFRVPRILGEEA, from the coding sequence ATGTCCGCCATAACCCGCGACGAGGTCGCTCACCTCGCCCGGCTGTCCCGGCTGGCGCTGGCCGATGAGGAACTCGACCACTTCGCCGCCCAGCTCGATGTGATCATCGGTGCGGTCGCCCGTGTCGCCGAAGTGGCGGCCGACGACATCCCGCCGTCCTCGCACGCGCTCCCGCTCACCAACGTCTACCGCCCCGACGAGGTTCGGCCCTGCCTGACGCCGGAACAGGCACTCTCCGGTGCCCCGGCGGTCGAGGACGGCCGCTTCCGTGTCCCGCGCATCCTTGGGGAGGAAGCATGA
- a CDS encoding ISAzo13 family transposase, with translation MGVTQETVETLRLKFGTIFPHLDERQRRLLMGAEARALGHGGIRAVARAADVREATVSLGVDELDSGTEPLGRARRRGGGRKRLVDLDPGLRPALLALVEPDERGDPMSPLRWTTKSTRTLATELTQQGHRVSADVIADLLREEGFSLQANAKTIEGKQHPDRDGQFRYINEQVTSYQHTGDPVISVDTKKKELVGEFKNAGRTWRPVGEPTATRTHDFLDQSLGKAVPYGIYDLTANAGWVNVGTDHDTAAFAVESIRRWWKATGSNDYPLATRLLITADAGGSNGYRTRAWKSELAALAVETGLEITVCHFPPGTSKWNKVEHRLFSHITMNWRGRPLSSHEVIMQTIASTTTRTGLRVHADLDISIYPTGITISDRQMDALPLQRHDWHGDWNYTLRPQAYAQVNDVPDPFDQPSPDLAWLCHPALTGLTGPGWDTLIATLLTLHDQQREAHLDKRRGHRPRMAAPGTGRRPILTLADRLLSALVHYRFGLPQVAIAELFTVRPETLNRRMRETRQLLQQAGYTIQPSPHRLPTLEALYDLAAVEGIIPLPKIKAAC, from the coding sequence ATGGGCGTGACGCAGGAAACGGTGGAGACGCTGAGGCTGAAGTTCGGGACGATTTTTCCTCATCTGGATGAACGGCAGCGGCGGCTGCTGATGGGGGCCGAAGCTCGTGCCTTGGGGCATGGCGGGATCCGGGCGGTGGCCCGAGCTGCGGATGTCCGTGAGGCGACGGTGTCGTTAGGAGTCGATGAGCTGGACTCAGGTACCGAGCCGCTGGGGCGGGCGCGCCGCCGGGGTGGGGGCCGCAAACGCCTGGTCGATCTGGACCCCGGGCTGCGGCCAGCGCTGCTGGCCCTGGTTGAACCGGACGAACGGGGCGATCCGATGTCGCCGTTGCGGTGGACCACCAAGTCCACCCGCACCCTGGCCACCGAACTGACGCAGCAAGGACATCGGGTCAGCGCCGATGTCATCGCCGACCTCCTGCGAGAGGAAGGATTCAGCCTGCAGGCCAACGCCAAGACCATCGAAGGCAAGCAGCATCCGGACCGCGATGGCCAGTTCCGCTACATCAACGAGCAGGTCACGAGCTATCAGCACACGGGCGATCCGGTGATCAGCGTGGACACCAAGAAGAAGGAACTCGTCGGGGAGTTCAAGAACGCGGGCCGAACCTGGCGGCCGGTGGGCGAACCGACGGCCACCCGCACCCACGACTTCCTCGACCAGAGCCTGGGCAAAGCGGTGCCGTACGGCATCTACGACCTCACGGCGAATGCCGGCTGGGTGAACGTCGGCACCGACCACGACACCGCCGCCTTCGCCGTGGAGTCCATCCGCCGCTGGTGGAAAGCAACCGGCAGCAACGACTACCCGCTGGCCACACGCCTGCTGATCACCGCCGACGCGGGAGGATCCAACGGGTATCGCACCCGAGCCTGGAAGTCTGAGCTGGCCGCACTGGCGGTGGAGACCGGGCTGGAGATCACCGTGTGCCATTTTCCGCCCGGCACCTCCAAGTGGAACAAGGTCGAGCATCGGCTGTTCTCGCACATCACCATGAACTGGCGGGGCCGACCGCTGAGCAGCCACGAGGTCATCATGCAGACCATCGCCTCCACCACCACCCGCACCGGGCTTCGCGTGCACGCCGACCTCGATATCAGCATCTACCCGACCGGCATCACCATCAGCGACAGGCAGATGGACGCTCTACCGTTGCAGCGTCACGACTGGCACGGCGATTGGAACTACACGCTGCGTCCGCAGGCTTACGCCCAGGTCAACGATGTCCCGGACCCGTTCGACCAGCCGAGCCCCGACCTGGCCTGGCTCTGTCACCCTGCCCTGACCGGACTGACCGGCCCGGGCTGGGACACCCTGATCGCCACCCTGCTGACGCTGCATGACCAGCAGCGCGAAGCACACCTGGACAAGCGACGCGGGCACCGTCCGCGCATGGCCGCTCCCGGCACCGGACGCCGTCCCATCCTCACCCTCGCCGACCGGCTGCTGAGCGCCCTTGTCCACTACCGGTTCGGCTTACCCCAGGTCGCCATCGCCGAGTTGTTCACCGTCCGGCCCGAAACCCTCAACCGGCGCATGCGTGAGACCCGGCAACTCCTCCAGCAGGCCGGGTACACCATCCAGCCCAGTCCTCATCGCCTGCCAACGCTGGAGGCTCTCTACGATCTGGCCGCGGTGGAAGGCATCATTCCGCTACCGAAGATCAAAGCTGCGTGTTAA
- a CDS encoding AAA family ATPase, whose protein sequence is MITRIEIDGFKSFLNFDLDVPPFLALVGPNSSGKSNLFDAVGFVADEVAGSGGLLDAGRGLPGEQFHRVAQGAAIGGFAVSVEALVSPEPGALLPIRFDVGAEMVLRIPRSSGVVVSHVAHQLPEELLIHMVEDPEPEITPRRTVQSWRRHVPSPQAMRRRSSSADTGPLAADGANLAAVLGRMAGSEALTDLTVDLAGVVPDVVALVPRTDREECSFDVVVDGQGTVPAALLSDGILRVLGLLTALHDPDHPGTLLVEEIENGVHPSRIGELLRRVRQRIATPGGVRPFRQVIFTSHSPVVVAEIYRTEPDALTFLDAVVRVDPDNDRVSRVTVAKQVQPDGEPGTFVSPRQVRKYLGAAA, encoded by the coding sequence ATGATCACTCGGATCGAGATCGACGGGTTCAAGTCCTTCTTGAACTTCGATCTCGATGTGCCGCCCTTCCTCGCGCTGGTCGGTCCCAACTCGAGCGGCAAGTCGAACCTGTTCGACGCCGTCGGGTTCGTCGCGGACGAGGTCGCGGGCTCCGGCGGGCTGCTCGACGCGGGCAGGGGCCTGCCGGGCGAGCAGTTCCACCGGGTCGCGCAGGGGGCCGCGATCGGCGGGTTCGCCGTCTCGGTGGAGGCCCTGGTCTCCCCGGAGCCCGGCGCGCTGCTGCCGATCCGGTTCGACGTGGGCGCGGAGATGGTGCTCAGGATCCCCAGGTCCAGCGGCGTCGTCGTCAGTCATGTGGCCCATCAGCTCCCCGAGGAACTGCTGATCCACATGGTCGAGGATCCGGAGCCGGAGATCACGCCCCGCCGTACGGTCCAGTCGTGGCGCCGCCACGTCCCCTCGCCGCAGGCCATGCGCCGGCGGTCATCCTCGGCCGACACGGGGCCGCTCGCGGCCGACGGCGCCAACCTCGCCGCCGTGCTCGGGCGGATGGCGGGATCGGAGGCGCTGACCGATCTCACGGTCGACCTCGCCGGGGTGGTTCCCGACGTGGTCGCGCTGGTGCCCCGCACCGATCGTGAGGAGTGCTCCTTCGACGTGGTCGTCGACGGTCAGGGAACGGTGCCGGCCGCGCTCCTGTCGGACGGGATCCTGCGGGTCCTCGGCCTGCTCACGGCCCTGCACGACCCCGACCATCCGGGTACGCTCCTGGTGGAGGAGATCGAGAACGGCGTGCATCCCAGCCGTATCGGCGAGCTGCTCCGGCGGGTCCGGCAGCGGATCGCCACGCCGGGAGGCGTGAGGCCGTTCCGGCAGGTGATCTTCACCAGCCACTCCCCGGTGGTGGTCGCCGAGATCTACCGGACCGAGCCCGACGCGCTCACCTTCCTGGACGCCGTGGTCCGCGTCGATCCCGACAACGACCGGGTGTCACGGGTGACCGTGGCCAAACAGGTCCAGCCGGACGGCGAGCCCGGCACGTTCGTCTCGCCCCGGCAGGTCCGCAAATACCTGGGCGCGGCGGCATGA
- the gatB gene encoding Asp-tRNA(Asn)/Glu-tRNA(Gln) amidotransferase subunit GatB yields the protein MSTDTLMPYDEALERFEPVLGLETHVELGTASKMFCGCQVSFGAPPNTNVCPVCLALPGSLPTANAMAIESTIRIGLALNCSIAEWCRFARKNYFYPDMPKNYQISQYDEPLCFDGYLDVEVDGKTVRIEIERVHLEEDTGKSTHVGGATGRIQGADYSIVDYNRAGIPLVEIVTKPIPGTDRLAPEVARAYVTELREVLRTLGVSDVRMEEGSMRSDVNVSLMPRGSSEWGTRTETKNVNSLRSVERSVHSEIERQAAILAGGGRIIQETRHFHEDTGTTTSGRSKEEAQDYRYFPEPDLVPIAPDTAWVAELKAALPELPRLRRKRLQQEWGVSDLDMEAMHNNDAIGLVEATVAAGAPPADARKWWMGELSRRANEAAIPLNELLITPDQIARVCAMVAGGALNDKLARQVLEGVLNGEGSPDEVVAARGLQIVNDEGELLAIIDQVLAGNADAADKVRNGKIAAVGALVGGVMKASRGKADAGRARELLLEKLGVSE from the coding sequence ATGAGTACTGACACGCTGATGCCGTACGACGAGGCGCTGGAGCGCTTCGAGCCGGTGCTGGGGCTGGAGACGCACGTCGAGCTGGGTACGGCGTCGAAGATGTTCTGCGGTTGCCAGGTCTCGTTCGGCGCGCCGCCGAACACCAATGTCTGCCCGGTCTGCCTGGCGCTGCCCGGATCGCTGCCGACGGCCAACGCCATGGCGATCGAGTCGACGATCCGCATCGGCCTGGCCCTGAACTGCTCGATCGCCGAGTGGTGCCGTTTCGCCCGGAAGAACTACTTCTATCCGGACATGCCGAAGAACTACCAGATCAGCCAGTACGACGAGCCGCTCTGCTTCGACGGCTACCTCGACGTCGAGGTGGACGGCAAGACCGTGCGGATCGAGATCGAGCGCGTCCACCTGGAGGAGGACACCGGCAAGTCCACCCACGTGGGCGGTGCCACCGGTCGCATCCAGGGCGCCGACTACTCGATCGTCGACTACAACCGCGCGGGCATCCCGCTGGTGGAGATCGTCACCAAGCCGATCCCGGGGACCGACAGGCTCGCCCCCGAGGTCGCCCGCGCCTACGTCACCGAGCTGCGCGAGGTCCTGCGCACGCTGGGCGTCTCCGACGTGCGCATGGAGGAGGGCTCCATGCGCAGCGACGTGAACGTCTCCCTCATGCCGCGCGGTTCCTCGGAGTGGGGCACCCGCACCGAGACCAAGAACGTGAACTCGCTGCGCAGCGTCGAGCGTTCGGTCCACAGCGAGATCGAGCGCCAGGCCGCGATCCTGGCCGGCGGCGGCCGGATCATCCAGGAGACCCGCCACTTCCACGAGGACACCGGCACCACCACCTCGGGCCGTTCCAAGGAGGAGGCGCAGGACTACCGCTACTTCCCCGAGCCCGACCTGGTGCCGATCGCCCCCGACACCGCGTGGGTGGCCGAGCTCAAGGCCGCGCTGCCCGAGCTGCCGCGCCTGAGGCGCAAGCGGCTCCAGCAGGAGTGGGGCGTGTCCGACCTGGACATGGAGGCGATGCACAACAACGACGCCATCGGCCTGGTCGAGGCGACGGTCGCCGCCGGAGCCCCGCCCGCGGACGCCCGCAAGTGGTGGATGGGTGAGCTGTCCCGCCGCGCCAACGAGGCCGCGATCCCGCTCAACGAGCTGCTGATCACCCCGGACCAGATCGCCAGGGTGTGCGCGATGGTCGCCGGGGGAGCGCTGAACGACAAGCTGGCCCGGCAGGTGCTGGAAGGCGTGCTGAACGGCGAGGGCTCCCCGGACGAGGTGGTGGCCGCGCGCGGTCTGCAGATCGTCAACGACGAGGGCGAACTGCTGGCGATCATCGACCAGGTCCTGGCCGGTAACGCCGACGCGGCCGACAAGGTCCGCAACGGCAAGATCGCCGCCGTCGGCGCCCTGGTCGGCGGCGTCATGAAGGCCAGCCGCGGCAAGGCCGACGCGGGCCGGGCCAGGGAGCTCCTGCTGGAGAAGCTCGGCGTCTCCGAGTAG
- the gatA gene encoding Asp-tRNA(Asn)/Glu-tRNA(Gln) amidotransferase subunit GatA, whose translation MSLIHKSAADLGALIASGEVSAVEVAQAHLDRIAAVEPQVNAFLHVDTETTLEQARVVDARRAAGEDLGPLAGVPIAHKDIFTTVDMPTTAGSKILEGWRPPYDATVTRRLRAAGLVILGKTNLDEFAMGSSTENSAYGTTHNPWDLSRIPGGSSGGSSAAVAAYEAPLSTGTDTGGSIRQPAAVTGIVGMKPTYGGSSRYGLIAFASSLDTPGPFARNVMDAALLHEAFSGHDVMDSTSVDAPVPSVVEAARNAEVAGLRIGVVKEFGGDGYQPGVLARFHETVELLESLGAKVFEVSCPSFDVALPAYYLIAPSECSSNLARFDAMRYGLRVGDDGTRSAEEVMSLTRAQGFGPEVKRRIILGTYALSSGYYDAYYGQAQKVRTLIARDFESAFQQVDVLISPTTPTTAFPIGERADDPLAMYLADLCTIPANLAGNAAISVPCGLADEDGLPVGLQIMAPVLGDDRCYRVGAAVERALEARWGGSLLSKAPAL comes from the coding sequence ATGAGTCTCATCCACAAGTCCGCCGCCGACCTGGGCGCGCTGATCGCGAGCGGCGAGGTCTCGGCCGTCGAGGTCGCACAGGCCCACCTCGACCGGATCGCCGCCGTCGAGCCGCAGGTCAACGCATTTCTCCACGTCGACACCGAGACGACACTGGAGCAGGCGCGGGTCGTCGACGCCCGCCGGGCCGCCGGGGAGGACCTCGGCCCGCTCGCCGGCGTGCCGATCGCGCACAAGGACATCTTCACCACCGTGGACATGCCGACCACGGCCGGATCCAAGATCCTTGAGGGCTGGCGCCCGCCGTACGACGCGACCGTGACCCGCCGCCTCCGTGCGGCCGGGCTGGTGATCCTCGGCAAGACCAACCTCGACGAGTTCGCGATGGGCTCCTCCACCGAGAACTCGGCCTACGGCACGACGCACAACCCCTGGGATCTCTCGCGGATCCCCGGCGGCTCCTCGGGCGGCTCGTCCGCCGCGGTCGCGGCCTACGAGGCCCCGCTGTCCACCGGCACCGACACCGGCGGCTCGATCCGCCAGCCCGCCGCGGTCACCGGCATCGTGGGCATGAAGCCGACCTACGGCGGCTCGTCCCGCTACGGCCTGATCGCCTTCGCGAGCTCCCTGGACACGCCGGGCCCCTTCGCCCGCAACGTGATGGACGCCGCGCTGCTGCACGAGGCGTTCTCCGGCCACGACGTCATGGACTCCACCTCCGTCGACGCCCCGGTGCCCTCCGTGGTCGAGGCGGCGCGCAACGCCGAGGTGGCGGGGCTGCGCATCGGCGTGGTCAAGGAGTTCGGCGGCGACGGATACCAGCCGGGCGTGCTCGCCCGCTTCCACGAGACCGTGGAACTGCTGGAGTCGCTGGGCGCCAAGGTCTTCGAGGTCTCCTGCCCGTCGTTCGACGTCGCGCTTCCGGCCTACTACCTGATCGCCCCGTCGGAGTGCTCGTCCAACCTGGCCCGTTTCGACGCCATGCGGTACGGCCTGCGCGTCGGCGACGACGGCACGCGGAGCGCCGAGGAGGTCATGTCGCTGACCCGGGCCCAGGGCTTCGGTCCCGAGGTCAAGCGGCGCATCATCCTCGGCACGTACGCGCTGTCCAGCGGCTACTACGACGCCTACTACGGCCAGGCGCAGAAGGTCCGCACGCTCATCGCGCGCGACTTCGAGTCGGCGTTCCAGCAGGTGGACGTGCTCATCTCGCCGACCACGCCGACCACGGCGTTCCCGATCGGGGAGCGCGCCGACGACCCGCTGGCGATGTACCTCGCGGACCTGTGCACCATCCCCGCCAACCTGGCGGGCAACGCGGCCATCTCCGTGCCGTGCGGCCTGGCGGACGAGGACGGGCTGCCGGTCGGTCTGCAGATCATGGCTCCGGTGCTCGGCGACGACCGCTGCTACCGGGTCGGCGCGGCGGTGGAGCGGGCCCTGGAGGCCCGCTGGGGTGGCAGCCTGCTGTCCAAGGCCCCGGCGCTGTAG